A window of Nerophis ophidion isolate RoL-2023_Sa linkage group LG17, RoL_Noph_v1.0, whole genome shotgun sequence contains these coding sequences:
- the si:ch73-256g18.2 gene encoding small integral membrane protein 36, protein MGFMEFYLEIDPVTLNLIILVASYVILLLVFLISCILYDCRGKDPTKEYAPDNAPPPPSQSPIRLVVMQNSPASARYEPNHTAPHAELQTPDLSRDRGEREKRSTLV, encoded by the coding sequence ATGGGTTTCATGGAATTCTACCTGGAGATTGACCCGGTCACCCTCAACCTCATCATCCTGGTGGCCAGCTATGTCATCTTACTGCTGGTCTTCCTTATCTCTTGCATCCTGTACGACTGCCGGGGCAAAGACCCCACCAAGGAGTACGCCCCCGACAACGCACCGCCGCCGCCCAGCCAGTCGCCCATCCGCCTGGTGGTCATGCAGAACTCGCCCGCCTCCGCTCGCTACGAGCCCAACCACACGGCCCCCCACGCCGAGCTGCAGACGCCCGACCTGAGCCGCGACCGGGGTGAGCGCGAGAAGAGGAGCACGCTGGTGTGA
- the LOC133535940 gene encoding transmembrane protein 100-like, whose product MAHLFLASKMVLPEDGGRGNAGGVKIPTMFSYVKLGGDKPRKDHAVVTTTSVPHVNEAQLSAATGGAEMSCYRCTVPFGVVVLIAGVVVTAVAYTFNSHGSTISVLGLVLLAAGLGLLASSAVCWRVRLGRKRERRRESRAALVVAPGYCQA is encoded by the coding sequence ATGGCCCACCTCTTCCTGGCCAGTAAGATGGTGCTGCCTGAAGACGGCGGTCGAGGGAACGCGGGCGGCGTCAAGATCCCCACCATGTTCTCCTACGTCAAGCTGGGCGGCGACAAGCCCAGGAAAGACCACGCCGTCGTCACGACGACCTCGGTGCCGCACGTCAACGAGGCCCAACTGAGCGCGGCCACGGGCGGCGCCGAGATGTCCTGCTACCGCTGCACGGTGCCATTCGGCGTGGTGGTCCTCATCGCCGGCGTGGTGGTGACGGCGGTGGCCTACACCTTCAACTCGCACGGCTCCACCATCTCCGTGCTGGGTCTGGTGCTGCTGGCGGCCGGACTGGGCCTGCTGGCGTCCAGCGCCGTCTGCTGGAGGGTCCGACTGGGCAGGAAGCGGGAGCGGAGAAGGGAGAGCCGGGCCGCCCTTGTGGTCGCTCCGGGGTACTGCCAGGCATGA